One window of the Amycolatopsis mediterranei genome contains the following:
- a CDS encoding cellulose binding domain-containing protein: MTNRGPDTLRSWSLAMTFTAGQRLTEGWSGTWTQRGNRLTASAPPWKTDLQPGEAFTTGFNGSFAASNPAPTGFTVNGAACPAG, from the coding sequence ATCACGAATCGAGGACCCGACACTCTTCGTTCGTGGTCACTGGCCATGACGTTCACCGCCGGTCAGCGGCTGACCGAGGGCTGGAGCGGCACCTGGACCCAACGCGGAAACCGGCTGACCGCCTCGGCTCCGCCCTGGAAGACGGATCTCCAGCCGGGCGAAGCTTTCACGACGGGGTTCAACGGATCATTCGCCGCCTCGAACCCCGCTCCGACCGGGTTCACCGTGAACGGGGCCGCCTGTCCGGCTGGATGA
- a CDS encoding LamG-like jellyroll fold domain-containing protein: protein MSGFRIRSGVSRRLVHIGLVVATAVSASAALGSPATAAPALAASAPAAASPTSPAEKSAVARAAETGHPVEVADQTTETRRVVANPDTTFTMSSSVHPVRVRRDGGWVPVDPTLKPAADGMLRPAAVSADLRFSNGGSGPLVSLTSGDKSIAFSWPDTLPAPVLSGATATYPAVLPGVDLQLTAQADSYSEVLIVHDAAAAANPALGRLKLTVTGTGLALTNDDGRLSAKDASGTEVFHGAAPVMWDSAHDVKTGVPSATDPAEGHLSPLALTLGGSAPATAKKAAADLGAGTTASLTLVPPAGALTGPGVTYPLYLDPSMSGGTQAWLVVSNGSTSEQEFNNGGFPQQVGYCGDTAHCSGIGTARSYFQMDSGPLQQRNGRVATIFSSSFYANEVHQYQGCTDEPVQLHEAGVINSGTRWPGPLGGVIDTQYSHAGDGCGGAANVVFNSITAARDAANGSWPNTTLALTAVNEGDGAQWKKFATGASFDVTFSFPPNDANDLHVSHEVVCGGKVYTPDAFPTLYATATDNNNPPLNVGLWYQLWDSTGATWKAGNGTAVGSASGARAGWQEGADLGNSDNAFRVTVENSFPGDSSKNTWSPGWSPWYQFSAISTPITQVPSISSFDYPSGNWGAPQGVGGKITVNAAGTPYVAGFSYTFAGAGTETLPHTADCNYDQTFTNGGWVSTADGKASITVPAGLSPGYHTMYVRTFDKAHNMSPESAPYAFYVSPNVGVTTTHLEGENTGAITPAQPNGQNVGLGAQPGGSNWPWSGQQQLWFQGSAAGQSFSMAFTTPIEADYALGANLTKSWDYGKLLIALDGKPLLGTDTTPWDGYDATGATAYLAFGGLHLTKGAHTYKITVVATNPASTGSRYMAGVDYLAVTPINNVTAASFTDAMNNHGIGTDNSTVGSVDFGSKGFSAQSLAAAGLAPGSTLTYGGARFTMPAANAATGNDNVVAAGQTIPLPAAQQVMATGVGLLAAATCGASPATTMSITYTDGTRSDATLATVPDWIDGGPGQAPAAILSHWNTGTSPGTYHPKLYAMFVPADPTKQVASVSLPNMGTTFLPDTCARALHVMAIAPRPVDAGWLGAWAAPTDNAAAQPPGTAGLANQTLRIVAHPAISGANARIRLSNNGVETPTTLDDVTFAAQSGTAAATAGAPVQLTFCASAGLAAGCGRHSITLPAGGDGYSDPVAVPATPTGNLVVSLHLPTAVTRTAAHRSANNSSYLASGDATANTDGAPFTTTLASSYYVTAIDVSTTDPAQGTVAVLGDQTSAAGSPGGTWLDKLPAKLAAGGTPLPGGLVNASLTGTGPTGQWKLGEGTGATAVDSAGNHNGTLGGGVSWSAEHGGSAVFDGASGMVSTSGPVLNTAKNYSVSAWVKLSSTSTFETVMSQTGTAMGGFYLQYSAVLKSWTFLTPQTDSSTAPQTAVHAAGPPDLNTWTHLAGTFDVTSGNLSLYVNGALAGTVRSPVVPWNATGPLTIGGVVQLNGSANNYFTGAISDARVFQKALDPDDVAQLYNSGPGVGPQARPGGLSAGNATATLDQTVRSTPNLRTVVLALGTNDILDGANVTSIEQKLTSLMSCLSPTGLKCLRRADGSLVHVVLTTVPPLGLAASDQREKNRQQLNADLVARFNDYGADDIVDFDKAVRDSGNITTIAPGYLTGTTPNDGYYDKLAQTLADAVNTFPPGAQL, encoded by the coding sequence ATGTCCGGTTTCAGAATCCGTTCCGGTGTTTCCCGGCGGCTCGTCCACATCGGACTGGTCGTCGCCACCGCCGTGTCCGCATCCGCCGCGCTCGGTTCGCCGGCGACCGCGGCACCGGCGCTCGCGGCGAGTGCGCCGGCAGCCGCTTCACCCACCTCGCCTGCCGAGAAGAGCGCGGTGGCCCGGGCCGCGGAGACCGGCCACCCGGTCGAAGTCGCGGACCAGACCACCGAGACCCGCCGGGTGGTGGCCAATCCGGACACCACGTTCACGATGTCGTCGTCGGTGCACCCGGTCCGGGTCCGGCGCGATGGTGGCTGGGTGCCGGTGGACCCGACGCTGAAGCCGGCTGCGGACGGGATGCTCCGCCCGGCCGCGGTGAGCGCCGATCTCCGGTTCTCGAACGGCGGCAGCGGTCCGCTCGTGTCCTTGACCTCGGGTGACAAGTCGATTGCGTTTTCCTGGCCGGACACTCTGCCCGCACCGGTGCTCTCCGGTGCCACCGCGACGTACCCGGCGGTCCTGCCCGGCGTCGACCTGCAACTGACCGCCCAGGCCGACAGTTACAGCGAAGTCCTGATCGTGCACGACGCCGCCGCGGCGGCGAACCCGGCACTGGGCCGCCTCAAGCTGACCGTCACCGGCACCGGGTTGGCCCTGACGAACGACGACGGCAGACTGTCCGCAAAGGACGCTTCGGGCACCGAGGTCTTCCACGGTGCCGCCCCGGTGATGTGGGACTCGGCACACGACGTCAAGACCGGGGTGCCCTCGGCCACCGATCCCGCCGAAGGGCACCTGAGCCCGCTGGCGCTGACCCTCGGCGGTTCGGCTCCTGCCACGGCGAAGAAGGCCGCCGCCGACCTCGGCGCCGGCACCACGGCGAGCCTGACGCTCGTGCCGCCGGCGGGCGCGCTCACCGGTCCCGGCGTCACCTATCCGCTCTACCTCGACCCGTCGATGTCCGGCGGAACCCAAGCCTGGCTGGTCGTCTCGAACGGCAGCACGAGCGAGCAGGAGTTCAACAACGGAGGGTTCCCGCAGCAGGTCGGCTACTGCGGTGACACCGCGCACTGCAGCGGTATCGGCACCGCGCGGTCGTACTTCCAGATGGACAGCGGACCTTTGCAGCAGCGGAACGGAAGGGTGGCGACGATCTTCTCGTCGTCCTTCTACGCCAACGAAGTGCACCAGTACCAAGGTTGCACCGACGAGCCCGTCCAGCTGCACGAAGCCGGGGTCATCAACAGCGGGACCCGCTGGCCCGGCCCGCTCGGCGGCGTCATCGACACCCAGTACTCCCACGCCGGCGACGGCTGCGGTGGCGCGGCCAACGTGGTCTTCAACTCGATCACCGCCGCACGCGACGCGGCCAACGGCAGCTGGCCCAACACCACGCTGGCCTTGACCGCGGTGAACGAAGGTGACGGCGCCCAGTGGAAGAAGTTCGCCACCGGCGCCAGCTTCGACGTCACGTTCAGCTTCCCGCCGAACGACGCCAACGATCTGCACGTGTCCCACGAAGTCGTCTGCGGTGGAAAGGTCTACACCCCGGACGCCTTCCCGACGCTCTACGCCACCGCGACCGACAACAACAACCCGCCGCTGAACGTCGGCCTCTGGTACCAGCTCTGGGACTCGACGGGGGCCACCTGGAAAGCGGGCAACGGTACGGCCGTCGGCTCGGCCTCCGGAGCCCGTGCGGGGTGGCAGGAAGGTGCCGACCTCGGCAACAGCGACAACGCCTTCCGAGTCACTGTGGAGAACTCGTTTCCCGGGGACTCGTCCAAGAACACCTGGTCACCGGGCTGGTCACCCTGGTACCAGTTCAGTGCGATCAGCACGCCGATCACCCAGGTACCGTCGATAAGCAGCTTCGACTACCCCAGCGGAAACTGGGGTGCGCCACAGGGCGTCGGCGGGAAGATCACGGTGAACGCCGCGGGCACGCCCTACGTGGCCGGGTTCTCCTACACCTTCGCCGGCGCGGGGACCGAGACGCTGCCCCACACCGCCGACTGCAACTACGACCAGACGTTCACCAACGGCGGCTGGGTGTCCACAGCGGACGGCAAGGCGAGCATCACCGTTCCGGCCGGGCTCAGCCCGGGGTACCACACGATGTACGTGCGGACTTTCGACAAGGCGCACAACATGTCCCCCGAGTCGGCGCCCTACGCGTTCTACGTCTCGCCGAACGTCGGCGTGACCACCACCCACCTCGAGGGTGAGAACACGGGAGCGATCACCCCGGCCCAGCCGAACGGGCAGAACGTCGGCCTCGGTGCCCAGCCGGGTGGCAGCAACTGGCCGTGGTCCGGTCAGCAGCAGCTCTGGTTCCAGGGCAGCGCCGCCGGCCAGTCGTTCAGCATGGCCTTCACCACCCCGATCGAAGCCGACTACGCACTCGGCGCGAACCTGACGAAGTCCTGGGACTACGGCAAGCTGCTGATCGCGTTGGACGGCAAGCCGCTGCTGGGCACGGACACCACCCCCTGGGACGGCTACGACGCCACCGGGGCCACCGCGTACTTGGCCTTCGGCGGGCTGCACCTGACCAAGGGCGCACACACCTACAAGATCACCGTGGTGGCCACGAACCCGGCGTCGACGGGCAGCCGCTACATGGCGGGCGTCGACTACCTCGCGGTGACCCCGATCAACAACGTCACCGCCGCCAGCTTCACCGACGCGATGAACAACCACGGCATCGGCACCGACAACAGCACCGTCGGCTCGGTCGATTTCGGCAGCAAGGGGTTTTCCGCGCAGTCACTGGCCGCCGCCGGGCTCGCCCCCGGCTCCACGCTCACCTACGGCGGCGCCCGGTTCACCATGCCCGCGGCCAACGCGGCCACCGGGAACGACAACGTCGTGGCCGCCGGGCAGACCATTCCGCTCCCCGCCGCGCAGCAGGTGATGGCCACCGGGGTCGGGTTGCTGGCGGCCGCCACTTGCGGTGCCTCACCGGCCACGACCATGTCGATCACCTACACCGACGGCACCCGTTCCGACGCGACGCTGGCCACCGTGCCCGACTGGATCGACGGCGGTCCCGGCCAGGCACCGGCGGCGATCTTGTCGCACTGGAACACGGGGACCTCGCCGGGCACGTACCACCCGAAGCTGTACGCGATGTTCGTGCCGGCCGACCCGACCAAGCAGGTTGCTTCGGTGTCCCTGCCCAACATGGGCACCACGTTCCTGCCGGACACCTGCGCACGCGCGCTGCACGTGATGGCGATCGCTCCCCGGCCGGTCGACGCCGGCTGGCTCGGCGCCTGGGCCGCACCCACCGACAACGCGGCCGCCCAGCCGCCCGGCACGGCAGGCCTCGCGAACCAGACGCTGCGCATCGTCGCGCACCCGGCGATCTCCGGCGCGAACGCCCGGATCCGGTTGTCCAACAACGGTGTCGAGACGCCGACGACGCTCGACGACGTCACCTTCGCGGCCCAGAGCGGCACAGCCGCCGCCACCGCAGGTGCGCCGGTCCAGCTGACCTTCTGCGCGAGCGCCGGACTGGCGGCCGGGTGTGGCCGGCACTCGATCACCCTGCCCGCCGGCGGCGACGGCTACAGCGACCCCGTCGCCGTCCCGGCCACCCCGACCGGGAACCTCGTGGTCAGCCTGCACCTGCCGACCGCGGTCACCCGGACCGCGGCACACCGGTCGGCGAACAACAGCAGCTACCTCGCGAGCGGCGACGCCACCGCCAACACCGACGGCGCCCCGTTCACCACGACCCTGGCGAGCTCCTACTACGTCACCGCGATCGACGTGTCGACCACCGACCCGGCCCAGGGCACGGTCGCCGTGCTCGGCGACCAAACCTCGGCCGCCGGCAGCCCGGGCGGTACCTGGCTCGACAAGCTGCCGGCAAAACTGGCCGCGGGCGGCACACCGCTGCCCGGTGGCCTGGTCAACGCCAGCCTGACCGGCACCGGCCCGACCGGACAGTGGAAGCTCGGCGAAGGGACCGGCGCCACCGCCGTCGACAGCGCGGGCAACCACAACGGCACCCTGGGCGGCGGGGTGAGCTGGAGCGCCGAACACGGTGGATCCGCCGTGTTCGACGGCGCGAGCGGCATGGTCAGCACGAGCGGCCCGGTGCTCAACACCGCCAAGAACTACAGCGTGTCCGCGTGGGTGAAGTTGTCCTCCACCAGTACCTTCGAGACCGTAATGAGCCAGACCGGCACCGCGATGGGTGGTTTCTACCTGCAGTACTCGGCGGTCCTCAAATCGTGGACGTTCCTGACCCCGCAGACCGACTCGTCGACCGCGCCGCAAACGGCGGTGCACGCCGCTGGGCCGCCCGACCTCAACACCTGGACGCACCTCGCCGGCACCTTCGACGTGACCAGCGGCAACCTGAGCCTCTACGTCAACGGAGCACTCGCCGGCACCGTGCGAAGCCCGGTCGTTCCCTGGAACGCGACCGGCCCGCTCACCATCGGCGGTGTGGTGCAGCTCAACGGCAGCGCCAACAACTACTTCACCGGCGCCATTTCCGATGCTCGCGTCTTCCAGAAGGCTCTCGACCCCGACGACGTGGCCCAGCTGTACAACAGCGGACCCGGCGTCGGTCCGCAGGCACGACCCGGTGGGCTCAGCGCCGGCAACGCGACCGCCACGCTCGACCAGACCGTGCGGTCCACGCCGAACCTGCGCACCGTCGTGCTCGCCCTCGGCACGAACGACATCCTCGACGGCGCGAACGTCACCAGCATCGAGCAGAAGCTGACCTCACTGATGAGCTGCCTGAGCCCCACCGGCCTCAAGTGCCTCCGACGTGCCGACGGCTCGCTGGTCCACGTCGTGCTGACCACCGTGCCACCCCTCGGCCTCGCGGCAAGCGACCAACGGGAGAAGAACCGCCAGCAGCTCAACGCAGACCTCGTCGCCCGGTTCAACGACTACGGCGCCGACGACATCGTCGACTTCGACAAGGCTGTCCGGGACAGCGGGAACATCACCACGATCGCACCCGGCTACCTGACCGGCACCACCCCGAACGACGGCTACTACGACAAACTCGCGCAGACGCTCGCCGACGCGGTCAACACGTTCCCGCCGGGAGCTCAGCTCTGA